In Gemmatimonas sp., a single genomic region encodes these proteins:
- a CDS encoding purine-nucleoside phosphorylase gives MHARERIEACAQAVRARFPRPIDVAIILGTGLGGLADEIDVEQTIEYKDLPNFPLSTVESHKGRLLCGTLGGKTVVAMQGRFHRYEGYSLQQVTFPVRVLRALGADTLIVSNACGGMHPLWAAGDLMVIADHINLLGDNPLIGPNDDTLGARFPDMSEPYDPALRALAREVASQHGITLREGVYVAVQGPNLETRSEYRFLRGIGADVVGMSTVPEVIVALHGGMRVLGLSIITDKCLPDALEPASLAQIVGVARSAEPKLATVVKGVIARL, from the coding sequence TTGCACGCTCGCGAGCGTATCGAAGCGTGCGCACAGGCCGTGCGCGCGCGCTTCCCGCGCCCGATCGACGTGGCGATCATCCTCGGCACCGGTCTTGGTGGCCTGGCCGACGAGATCGACGTGGAGCAGACGATCGAATACAAGGACCTGCCGAACTTTCCGCTGTCCACCGTCGAATCGCACAAGGGTCGCCTGTTGTGCGGCACCTTGGGCGGCAAGACGGTGGTGGCGATGCAGGGCCGCTTCCACCGCTACGAAGGCTACTCGCTGCAGCAGGTCACGTTCCCCGTGCGCGTGCTCCGCGCGCTCGGCGCCGACACGCTGATCGTGAGCAACGCCTGCGGCGGCATGCATCCGTTGTGGGCCGCGGGTGATCTGATGGTGATCGCCGATCACATCAATCTGCTGGGCGACAATCCCCTCATCGGTCCGAACGACGATACGCTGGGCGCGCGCTTTCCCGACATGTCGGAACCGTATGATCCGGCGTTGCGCGCGCTCGCGCGCGAGGTGGCGTCGCAGCACGGCATCACGTTGCGCGAAGGCGTGTACGTGGCCGTGCAGGGGCCCAATCTGGAAACGCGCTCGGAGTATCGCTTTTTGCGTGGAATCGGTGCCGACGTGGTGGGTATGAGCACGGTGCCGGAAGTGATCGTGGCGCTGCACGGCGGCATGCGGGTGCTGGGGCTCTCCATCATTACCGACAAGTGCCTACCCGATGCGCTCGAACCGGCCAGTCTCGCCCAGATCGTGGGCGTGGCCCGTTCGGCCGAACCCAAGCTTGCTACCGTCGTGAAGGGTGTGATCGCGCGATTGTAA